gcttggtggagacaaagtcgaaaagctgaagttttgtgaaccctgtgtacttggaaaatcttgcagagtgaagttcaacaaaggcaaacaaagaacacatggatcccttgattacatccatgctgatctttgggggcctgcaaggtgtccatcacattcaggagcaaggtattttctatccatagtagatgattattccagaaaattatgggtattcatccagaagactaaggatgaaacttttgagaatttcaaaagttggaagactctggttgaaaatcagactggcagaaaggtcaagaggttgagaaccgacaatggccttgaattttgcaatgaggcattcgacagtttttgtgctgcctctggtattgcaaggcatagaactactgcaggtactccacagcaaaatggtttggctgaaaggtttaatcgaactattttggagagagtcagatgcatgttgactagtgcggggttaacaaaggtgttctgggctgaggctgtttcgacagcaacatatctgataaacagatgtccttcgacagcgttagatatgaagacacctgaagaagtttggtcgggacatccaccagatctcgacaaactgagagtatttggctgcgtagcctatgctcacattagacaagacaaggtcgaacctagagctctgaaatgcatgttcatgggataccctgaaggagtcaaagcttataggctatggtgcctagagccaggtcacaggaggtgtatcaccagtcgagatgtagtttttaatgaagctaaaatggcttttaagaaaactgatgattttggtcgaagtacagaaacatctgacgaagagctggaacaggtagagattcctgttgaggtggagcatgttgatgctgaattgcatatcccagatgaagtcgaagaagaagcagaagatgctgaagttgaggaaactgacgatgactacctattgtcgagagatagttcgagaagagtcatcaagccacctcaaagacttggatatgcagatcttatagcttatgccttaatctctgcaagtgaggttctagacgaagaacctagagactataaggaagttatgaggagtcgaaataagactgaatggctgaaggccatggatgatgagatgaaatctcttcatgataatcatacttgggaactgatcaagaaacctgttggggcaaggttagtcagctgtaaatggattttcaaagttaaggaaggaattgaaggagtgacgtcgaaaagatacaaggcaaggttagttgcaaggggtttcactcagaaagaaggtgtcgacttcaatgatgtgttttctcctgttgtgaagcataggtccattcgaatgttgcttgccatggtggcacagttcgatcttgaactggaacagatggatgtgaagactgcgttcttgtatggtgatctaaatgaaacgatcctgatgaggcaacctgaagggtatgtcgaaaaggggaaggaagattatgtgtgcaagttaaagagatctttgtatgggctgaaacaatctcctcgacagtggaataggagattcgacaagttcatggcacgcataagtttcattagaagtcagttcgaccactgcgtttacttcagatttcgacctggtaattcatttgttattttgttgctttatgtggatgatattctcatagcaagcaacaatgttgaagatgtgatgagggtgaaggctgaactcaataaggagttcgatatgaaggatctgggagctgcttccaggattcttggaattgacattcgaagagatagaaagaagtcgaagttatgtctatctcaagaggcatatctacggaagattcttgaaaagtttggtatgtcgaattcgaagccagttgtgactccaacaaaccctcaattcaagctgagtattgatcagtgtcccagtactgatgtcgaaagagcctatatgaatagcatcccatatgctaatatagtcggttctttgatgtatgctatggtctgtactagacccgacatagcatacgcagtaagtcttgtaagcaggtacatggcgaatcctggaaaggctcactggcaagcattgaagtggattttaaggtacataaatggatctctgaacagagttctaatttatggtggagccttgggtgaagatagtaaagcagtaatagaaggatatgtcgactctgattatgcaggttgtatggattccagaaaatctatttctggatatgttttcactatgtttggcactgcaattagttggaaagcaacacttcagaaggttgttgctctatcaaccactgaagcggagtatattgccctaactgaagctgtgaaagaagcattgtggcttgaaggttttgcgaaggagctgaaacttcaaggtcgaggtatcactgttaaatgtgatagtcaaagtgcaatacacctgtcaaagaattcagcctatcatgagcgaactaagcacattgatgtgaggctgcatttcgtcagaggagtaatcgagcgtggagaagtccaagtgctgaaggtttcgactgaagacaatgctgctgatatgatcaccaagacattgccgagttgcaagtttttccactgtatgcagttgataaagctgcatgaagaaagctagtttgttccttgacgttgtagagttaggtccaaggtggagatttgtgagatattggatcgaactctagtatggtcgaagggtagcttcttggttcgacagttcgacagggttaagcatgacgtcgaaggttgctcacatgctggtgtcgaagtgtgcatgctgtagtcgaagatgggtcgagcatgcaggtgtcgaagatgctagggttgttagcatgttaaattaggttttagtgtttaaaccctaatttgttaagttagcttgtttattaagttggcttgtgtaatgggccttgctgaaaaagcccattagttagtatgttaggttttattataaatagcatactagtctctcatcattgctaagctgcaaatcctaatttagggtgagagaggttatttgttattcttgtaaacttgtaatcttgttttaagagaaagtgaaagaatagcagttataaccaattcttgtgttcctcttcttccttgttttatactttgttctattctcttccctaattccctattatactttgttattggtatcgtttttcacaacatctATTGTAACAGAAAAATCGTCAGTTTCTCCAACCTGTGTGTGCATAATAGCCAATACATCTTCATACATATAATTGATTCCTCAAATATATGTAATTTCAACCCCTTTCTTCTCTAGGTTTTCAACAATATCTCTCTAGGCTTCGACCTCGtaaaagtcaataaaaattaagtgaaaaacTTCGACCTCGTAATTTTGTTAAAGAGTTTGGTGAGTCATTCAATACCTTTATTTCCAATAATTTTTCACACTTCAATAAGTACATTGCCTGTGTGAACCACCTTATTATGTGTGAACCACCTTATTGTTTGATCAGTTCAAGAACCAAAAATAGTTGATGATGGAGTGTGATAGAACTCAGGTACGGTTAAATGTGCTTCTGGTACAACGGAGCAGGATAGACTTCTAAGGCTAGAACTCTAACATCCAAGTCATTTAATAAATAAGAAGTAGTCTCAGTGTGAGAATGAGTAAAATACTTGAATTTCAATGTGTGCAGAACTTTATATATAGGGCAATTAGAACTACTTCCGTTTAATACAACATCTCGTATAGATCACCATCCGATTATATCTGTTGGTGGAAAATTAACATGAGATTGAAATTGTGCTCAAGACTTCGTACATGTGTCCTCATGTTTTCCTTGATAATACTTGATATAAAACCTTAATGTACGAGTCTTCTGAACTTATTATAAAACCCACAATGTGGAAGCCTTACAAAAGATCCAATTGCAATTTATGATTTACTATGCTAGGAACACTCTCTTACCATGATAGTAGTTAAGAGGGAGATATTacttatatttttcaaaacaaaatggtAAATAAAACcttcatatatataaatattaaatggaAGTAAATAAATTCCGGAACCAAAAATATCAAGAAGATACAATTGATCCGTTGAATATAGAAAATCACTGTTCAGAAATAGTAAGCAGCATAGGGCGCCAAGCTTTCCTCTTCAGCAAAGACCTGCAACGAAAACCAGTCAAAACCGGGTTACCTAAACCCGGTCCAACCCTCCAACTATCAGACCGAAAAAAACCCATGCCACCCAACATCGGAGAACCAGCACCTCCTTCCGCATCCTCTTCTCGCGGCGGCGACGACACAAACAGATCCTTCAACGAGTGTCTCCGCATCGAATCCTTCTCTTTCTTCTCCAACACCGCCACGTGTCCTTGCCGGCGTGGCGGTCGAGTCAGGCTTAGCCCAAGCAGACTCCGCAGCGTTGTTTTGGGCCTCGGAAGCTGAACCAGCGGGCTTGTCCTTGGGCTTAACGTTGGACTCTTTTCAACACCGCATTGTGTGGCGAAGATCTTGAATTTCTGCAGCTTCGCCATTTGTTTTAGATCTTCCTAATTTGTATCACTTTGTGAACTCTATTATTATAGGAGTGTGTGttgggatgaaaatgaagtgaatttgaatttgaacgtTGTTGTGGTGATGATTATGAAGGGGACAAAGGTGGTTGATTACTTCTAAGAAGCATGGGATCTATTTTGGGAATGCTTCCAACATATTTATTggctttgttttttttcttcttttctttaatGTTCTTTTTGTGACTTTAGGACCTATGACCATTGAATGGAATTACATGTAGGACTAACCACTTTTTTCATGTCTCATCTCATTTTAAATACATAAGATGAATTGTTTCACAAACAAAACAGGCCGGTAACTTGGTGGGTTCATGTCTTATCAACTACTAGTGCAATctaatataaatatatgtatCATCGAATATCGATGTCTCTGAAAAATGCATATTTGTTTCCGTGTTAGTGTTGGAACACCAACACATAACACTAACATTgtgtttaactttttttttttaaattgttattAATGTCGGTGTGTCAGTATTGATGTTGTGTCTGATATCCGTGTATATGTATGTGCTTCATAGTATCAAACACTTGGTAAATTGTAAGAGAATATGGAAGTAAGTTGGAGATAGAGATAACCCTAAAGTTTGGCATTTTGACTTCAATTGAGTCTATTTGAATTGTGACTTCAATTGGACCCTGCTTCTCTTAAGATTGTTTAAAGTTTGAAGCCCGCTATATACTGATAATTTCTATATTGAATCAGTCTATAATATGAATTTAATTAGATTCCGTCTACATCGTTAGTAGGCGGTGGAATTGTCTATTGTAGAGTTGGATACCAAATTTAAAAGGATAGTGATAGACATATATAGTGGTCTCATGTGTTGTTTTTGGATCTTGATTTTCAAATAACAATGTTGTTGCACAAATTTTCTTAACCCTTGGGAGTTGAGATTTATTCTCTTACCTTTTTTTAGTCCTTTTGAAGCATGTACAACACTCAGACTTTAACCAGATACTACATTGTAGAGTAAAAAACTCTGGTAAATATTCTAAATTTTATCAAATCATAAAGAATAGTAACTATTCTTAGAAAAGTTGATTAACCACTGGCATTGGGAGTAGTAGATTCACTTTCCCATTTCTCAGTCAATGACTTTGGTGAAGAAGATACTTGCTTTTTATTCAAAGAAGTTTCATTTAATGATGGGTGTATTTCTTCCGAGTGCGAGGACTCGACAAAATCACGCATTTTCTCTAGATGAACAAACTCAAAATTCCCACCATCAATTTTCTTGAGTTCTTGCAGAACTTGATCCATGGAAGGTCTCAACTCCATGTTTCCTAGCACACACTGAAAAGCCAATTCAGCCACTGAAGATACCATCCTTTTAACTTCACTATCTGATTCAAACCCAAGTGATGGATCAACCAGCTCCCCAATTGCACCTTTTCTTATCTTTTTAGCCGCTAGATTCGCCAAgtttatttcctctttttctctaGCAGAATCAATTGCTGTCATAGACGATATTAGCTCGATGAGCACTACACCAAAACTATAGACATCACTCTTCACTGAGAGCTTGTAGAGTTGGAAATATTCAGGGTCAAGGTAACCCGGACTTCCTTGTGGAGCAGTGGAAACATGGCTGACATTATTCGGGAACAACCTCGACAGTCCAAAATCTGCTAGCTTAACAGAAAAGTTAGTGTCAAGTAGAATGTTGTTGGTTTTGACATCTCGATGAATGATGTCGGAAGCGTGTAGATAAGCCAACGCAGAAGCAGTTTCTATTGCAATTTGCATTCGAATAGGCCATGTCAGCAAACCGGCCTTAGCTAAATCACCATGGAGATGGCTAGCAACAGTTCCATTTGGAATGTATTCAT
This window of the Vicia villosa cultivar HV-30 ecotype Madison, WI unplaced genomic scaffold, Vvil1.0 ctg.001245F_1_1, whole genome shotgun sequence genome carries:
- the LOC131634170 gene encoding uncharacterized protein LOC131634170 translates to MAKLQKFKIFATQCGVEKSPTLSPRTSPLVQLPRPKTTLRSLLGLSLTRPPRRQGHVAVLEKKEKDSMRRHSLKDLFVSSPPREEDAEGGAGSPMLGGMGFFRSDSWRVGPGLGNPVLTGFRCRSLLKRKAWRPMLLTISEQ